In Lacerta agilis isolate rLacAgi1 chromosome 8, rLacAgi1.pri, whole genome shotgun sequence, one genomic interval encodes:
- the LOC117051034 gene encoding B-cadherin-like, whose protein sequence is MAMLPPLPGRPSGLCLFLLLLQAGRWLCEETAAQCQPGFSQQTYTFNVPRSDLERYRVLGKVNFEGCSERTHRPFASDDTRFRVRSDGVVVVKRPVQLHGREWHFFIHAWDGAGKKHSAKVTLRSRGHGSQKQHLHAEPFSLGHGEVLTFPVSGPGLRRQKRDWVIPPIVCSENERGPFPKPLVQIQSNKNKETTVFYSITGQGADTPPTGVFIIERESGWLKVTRPLDREDMDRYVLFSHAVSVNGQPVEDPMEIIIKVSDQNDNKPIFTQSVFEGSVAEGATPGTPVMQVSATDKDDAVNTYNGVITYYILSQEPKQPYSQMFTINNETGWISVITTGLDREEFPQYTLVIQATDMLGQGLSTTGKAVITVTDTNDNQPIFDPLTYVSTVPENKVGFQVARLLVKDADQAGTSAWKANYTIVKGNEEGNFKVATDPQTNDGILTTIKGLDFETKDLFTLLVTVVNEDPFSVTLPTSTATVTVNVRDENEAPIFNPHEKSVTKSEDLPAGQLVTTYTAQDPDTNQKQTVSYSIGSDPAGWLKINPENGIIETKAPLDRESKFVVDNTYTALILASDNGMPSLTGTGTLLLYLEDVNDNGPVPEPRSFEICNRSPERKELSIVDKDLPPNTQPFKAMLLLGSSANWTVEVNGDKLVLELTKQLEPGEYSITLELHDAGEVSQTTTVKAQVCDCEGAARNCEKRAYIAGGMGIPAILGILGGILGFLILLLLLLLFVRRRKAVKEPLLPPEDDTRDNVYYYDEEGGGEEDQDYDMSQLHRGLDSRPEITRNDVVPTLMPAPQYRPRPANPDEIGNFIDENLKAADTDPTAPPYDSLLVFDYEGSGSEAASLSSLNSSNGDRDQDYDYLNDWGNRFKKLADMYGGGEEED, encoded by the exons TAAACTTTGAGGGATGCTCAGAAAGGACACACCGACCCTTTGCTTCGGACGACACTCGCTTCAGGGTGCGCTCGGATGGCGTGGTGGTGGTGAAAAGGCCTGTGCAACTCCATGGTCGCGAGTGGCACTTCTTCATCCATGCCTGGGACGGGGCTGGCAAGAAACACTCTGCAAAGGTGACACTGCGAAGTCGTGGCCATGGATCCCAAAAGCAGCATCTTCACGCG GAGCCCTTTTCCCTTGGTCATGGAGAGGTGCTGACCTTCCCAGTATCCGGCCCAGGTCTGAGGAGGCAGAAGAGAGACTGGGTCATCCCACCCATTGTTTGCTCTGAGAACGAGAGAGGTCCTTTCCCCAAGCCACTGGTGCAG ATCCAATCTAATAAGAATAAAGAGACGACAGTCTTCTACAGCATCACTGGGCAGGGGGCTGACACTCCCCCAACTGGAGTCTTCATCATTGAGAGGGAATCTGGCTGGCTGAAGGTGACCCGCCCACTGGACAGAGAGGATATGGACAGATACGTT CTTTTCTCTCATGCAGTCTCTGTGAATGGGCAGCCTGTGGAGGACCCCATGGAGATCATCATCAAGGTCAGTGACCAGAATGACAACAAGCCCATTTTCACCCAGAGCGTCTTTGAAGGATCTGTAGCAGAAGGAGCCACCCCAG GTACCCCAGTGATGCAAGTGTCTGCCACGGACAAAGATGATGCCGTGAATACCTACAATGGAGTCATCACCTACTACATCCTCAGCCAGGAGCCCAAGCAGCCCTACAGTCAGATGTTCACCATCAACAATGAAACAGGGTGGATCAGTGTGATCACAACAGGCCTTGACCGAGAG gaaTTCCCCCAGTACACGCTGGTCATCCAAGCTACCGACATGTTAGGACAAGGCTTAAGTACTACAGGGAAAGCAGTGATTACTGTCACGGACACGAACGACAACCAGCCAATATTTGACCCACTCACG TACGTTTCAACTGTGCCAGAGAACAAGGTGGGATTCCAAGTTGCCAGGCTTCTGGTGAAAGACGCAGATCAGGCAGGGACCTCAGCGTGGAAAGCCAACTACACCATTGTGAAAGGGAATGAAGAAGGCAACTTTAAAGTGGCCACCGATCCCCAAACCAATGATGGTATCCTGACAACCATTAAG GGTCTGGACTTTGAGACGAAGGATCTCTTCACCCTTTTGGTTACTGTGGTGAATGAAGACCCCTTCTCAGTGACTCTCCCAACATCCACGGCCACAGTCACTGTCAACGTAAGGGATGAGAATGAAGCCCCCATCTTTAATCCCCATGAAAAGTCTGTGACAAAGTCTGAAGACCTCCCTGCTGGGCAGCTGGTGACTACCTACACCGCTCAGGACCCTGACACAAATCAAAAGCAGACAGTCAG TTATTCTATTGGAAGTGACCCAGCAGGGTGGCTGAAGATTAACCCTGAAAATGGCATCATAGAGACAAAAGCTCCTCTGGACAGGGAGTCTAAATTTGTGGTAGACAACACCTACACGGCTCTCATCTTGGCGAGTGACAATG GGATGCCTTCGCTCACAGGAACAGGAACTCTTCTCCTGTACCTGGAGGATGTGAATGACAATGGGCCAGTGCCAGAGCCAcgatcctttgaaatctgcaacCGGAGCCCTGAACGCAAGGAGCTGAGCATTGTGGACAAGGATCTTCCTCCAAACACCCAACCCTTCAAAGCAATGCTGCTCTTGGGCTCAAGCGCCAATTGGACAGTTGAAGTAAACGGAG ATAAACTGGTCCTCGAATTGACCAAGCAGCTGGAGCCAGGTGAATACAGCATTACCCTTGAGCTGCACGACGCCGGGGAAGTGTCCCAGACAACAACAGTCAAAGCCCAAGTGTGTGACTGTGAGGGGGCAGCCAGGAATTGCGAGAAGAGGGCATATATCGCAGGCGGGATGGGGattccagccattctgggcatcCTTGGTGGCATCCTTGGCTTCCTGA TCCTCctactcctgctgctgctgtttgtgaggaggaggaaggcagtgaAGGAGCCTCTGCTTCCACCAGAGGATGACACACGAGACAACGTCTACTATTATGATGAAGAGGGTGGTGGAGAGGAGGATCAG GACTATGACATGAGCCAGCTGCACCGTGGCCTGGATTCCCGCCCTGAAATCACCCGCAATGATGTTGTTCCGACTCTCATGCCGGCTCCGCAATACCGCCCACGGCCTGCCAACCCTGATGAGATTGGCAATTTCATTGATGAG AACTTGAAGGCAGCAGATACAGACCCCACGGCACCCCCATACGACTCTCTGCTTGTGTTTGACTATGAGGGCAGTGGCTCTGAAGCAGCCTCCCTCAGTTCTCTGAATTCCTCCAATGGTGACAGAGACCAAGATTATGACTATCTGAATGACTGGGGCAACCGTTTCAAGAAGCTGGCTGACATGTATGGAGGGGGCGAGGAAGAAGACTAG